A DNA window from Rhodococcus sp. Z13 contains the following coding sequences:
- a CDS encoding DNA polymerase III subunit gamma and tau — protein MALYRKYRPATFAEVVGQEHVTVPLSTALDTGRINHAYLFSGPRGCGKTSSARILARSLNCEQGPTSTPCGTCRSCVSLGPGGAGNLDVTELDAASHGGVDDTRELRDRAFYAPAESRYRIFIIDEAHMVTTQGFNALLKIVEEPPEHLIFVFATTEPEKVLPTIRSRTHHYPFRLLAPTAMRGLLEKICTQESVPVEDAVYPLVIRAGGGSPRDSLSVMDQLLAGAGPEGVTYERALSLLGVTDVALIDEAVDSLAAGDGAGLFGTVEKVMDAGHDPRRFAVDLLERFRDLILMKSVPDAAERGLVDAPGDVLERMRDEATRLGPAALTRYAEIVHAGLGEMRGATSPRLLLEVMCARMLLPAASEAESAVLQRIERLEQGITVAPAAGARPAADPAAAPISPDEPAARFQRPSQRRAAEAQPAQAQSAPTQPAPTQPAPTQPVPSETPAPREEVAPAPPAETVAPTPPAPAPEPESAPVAEQAAPQEVPPPAVEKAPQRPASPPPAEEPVPAPAAAGPDAAAMRGVWSEVRAKVRERSRTVEVMLSGATVRTIEGNRVVLVHDSAPLVKRLADPRNATVIADALRDVFGIEFEVTCVHGPAAPAAQPRTQQAQRSDRPSGQPRFSRPSRAKKAEPSAPAEAPAGPPRQQPEPSPAPTFTRPSASAPDDIPPPDGPDLPDDPGPEPDPYYDVPPDPSQMTEEEVEEMFAEAATPGDPSTRRDPEEVALELLRDVLGAKPLDEK, from the coding sequence GTGGCTCTGTACCGGAAGTATCGACCCGCGACCTTCGCGGAAGTGGTGGGGCAGGAACACGTCACCGTGCCCCTCAGCACGGCACTCGACACGGGCCGCATCAACCACGCCTACCTCTTCTCGGGTCCGCGCGGCTGCGGCAAGACGTCCTCCGCCCGCATCCTGGCGCGCTCGCTCAACTGCGAGCAGGGCCCCACCTCGACGCCCTGCGGCACCTGCCGTTCGTGCGTGTCGCTCGGGCCGGGCGGCGCCGGCAACCTCGACGTCACCGAACTCGACGCCGCGAGTCACGGCGGTGTCGACGACACCCGCGAACTGCGCGACCGCGCCTTCTACGCGCCCGCCGAGTCGCGGTACCGCATCTTCATCATCGACGAGGCCCACATGGTCACGACGCAGGGTTTCAACGCCCTGCTCAAGATCGTCGAGGAACCGCCGGAACACCTCATCTTCGTGTTCGCGACCACCGAGCCCGAGAAGGTGCTGCCCACCATCCGGTCGCGCACGCACCACTATCCCTTCCGTCTGCTCGCCCCCACGGCGATGCGCGGCCTGCTCGAGAAGATCTGCACGCAGGAGAGCGTCCCGGTCGAGGATGCCGTCTATCCGCTGGTCATCCGCGCGGGCGGGGGCTCGCCCCGCGACTCGCTGTCGGTGATGGATCAGCTCCTCGCGGGCGCCGGACCGGAGGGCGTCACCTACGAGCGGGCGCTGTCCCTGCTCGGCGTCACCGACGTCGCCCTCATCGACGAAGCCGTCGACTCCCTCGCCGCCGGCGACGGAGCGGGCCTGTTCGGCACCGTCGAGAAGGTCATGGACGCCGGGCACGACCCGCGCCGCTTCGCCGTCGACCTGCTCGAGCGGTTCCGTGACCTCATCCTCATGAAGTCCGTGCCCGACGCCGCCGAACGCGGCCTCGTGGACGCTCCCGGCGACGTCCTCGAGCGGATGCGCGACGAGGCGACCCGGCTCGGTCCCGCGGCGCTGACCCGCTACGCCGAGATCGTGCACGCCGGACTCGGCGAGATGCGTGGCGCGACCTCCCCGCGCCTGCTGCTGGAAGTGATGTGCGCGCGCATGCTGCTCCCCGCCGCGTCCGAGGCGGAAAGCGCTGTGCTGCAACGCATCGAGCGACTCGAACAGGGCATCACTGTGGCTCCCGCCGCGGGAGCGCGCCCGGCGGCGGATCCCGCGGCGGCGCCGATCTCTCCGGACGAGCCGGCTGCGCGTTTCCAGCGCCCCTCGCAGCGGCGCGCCGCGGAAGCGCAGCCCGCCCAGGCGCAGTCGGCACCCACTCAACCGGCACCCACGCAACCGGCACCCACGCAACCGGTTCCGAGCGAAACCCCCGCGCCGCGTGAGGAAGTCGCGCCCGCTCCGCCTGCCGAGACCGTCGCCCCCACGCCGCCGGCTCCCGCTCCGGAGCCGGAGAGCGCTCCCGTCGCCGAACAGGCTGCACCGCAGGAGGTGCCGCCGCCCGCCGTGGAGAAGGCTCCGCAGCGCCCCGCGTCCCCGCCGCCCGCCGAGGAACCCGTCCCGGCACCTGCTGCGGCCGGACCCGACGCCGCGGCGATGCGCGGTGTGTGGTCGGAGGTGCGCGCCAAGGTGCGTGAACGCAGCCGCACCGTCGAGGTGATGCTCTCGGGCGCCACCGTCCGCACGATCGAAGGCAACCGGGTGGTGCTGGTACACGATTCGGCTCCCCTGGTGAAGCGGCTCGCAGACCCGCGCAACGCGACGGTCATCGCCGACGCCCTGCGCGACGTGTTCGGGATCGAATTCGAGGTCACCTGCGTCCACGGCCCCGCCGCGCCCGCCGCGCAACCGCGCACCCAGCAGGCGCAGCGCAGCGACCGGCCGTCCGGCCAGCCGCGGTTCTCCCGGCCGAGCCGCGCGAAGAAGGCGGAGCCGAGTGCGCCCGCCGAAGCGCCCGCCGGCCCGCCCCGGCAGCAACCGGAACCCTCGCCTGCACCGACCTTCACGCGCCCGTCGGCGAGCGCCCCGGACGACATCCCGCCGCCCGACGGCCCCGATCTGCCCGACGATCCCGGCCCCGAACCGGATCCGTACTACGACGTGCCACCCGATCCGTCGCAGATGACGGAGGAGGAAGTCGAGGAGATGTTCGCGGAGGCCGCGACGCCGGGCGATCCGTCGACGCGGCGCGATCCCGAGGAGGTCGCGCTCGAACTGCTCCGCGACGTGCTCGGCGCGAAACCGCTCGACGAGAAGTAG
- a CDS encoding DUF2254 domain-containing protein, with the protein MSSTVRSPFRCRGGLGGSRKQAADRDPASRAVAPGCVRPAPPDADRVRARLPATVDITDGRTMQQDFDFGLRRLLDIALRASVRGQ; encoded by the coding sequence ATGTCCTCGACCGTACGCTCCCCCTTCCGTTGCCGGGGTGGACTCGGCGGTTCACGGAAACAGGCCGCGGACCGTGACCCGGCGTCCCGCGCCGTTGCCCCCGGTTGCGTCCGTCCGGCGCCGCCCGACGCCGACCGGGTCCGCGCCCGGCTGCCGGCCACGGTGGACATCACCGACGGCCGCACCATGCAGCAGGACTTCGACTTCGGGTTGCGCCGGCTGCTCGACATCGCCCTGCGTGCCTCAGTCCGCGGTCAATGA